The following are from one region of the Silene latifolia isolate original U9 population chromosome 9, ASM4854445v1, whole genome shotgun sequence genome:
- the LOC141601872 gene encoding uncharacterized protein LOC141601872: MQKKVQVSPVFNQPESLFTPAVFPTLASTIKANPARNLMRLSRQDGPLGKRGLGDFNIVLSHVERLGASSSDVEMQHFQECVSLCNMEDVQATGALFTWSNKQEPADRIYSRLDRVMGNQKWMCQYADYVAHFHPEGIFYHCPCTVVNRRVEFGGRRSFKYFNMWGMSEHFIECVESSWKQRYEGTKMFRVVKKLKNLKPVLKRLNKECFSDIENNTNLTSILLEQLQKELVDKPGDMELMHREMDVTHELRELMVARDSFLVQKAKIQWSLEGDINTAYFHNSIKKRVMLNKVLAIEDKNGHLYTEGDQIQAAFLCGKSCTQEHCDILNAPVTAEEEVCAAVIIFFEIGKLLQQLNATIITLIPKVDRPSSVTHFRPISCCNVLYKTISKLMCNRMAKVLPEVISRNQGPFIEGRSILENILICQDLVRLYNRENMSPGCMFKLDLPKAYDTIEWKFLDQMLDALCFPKTFRMLLMSCVMSTSFSLNLNGSQFGYFKGKRGLRQGDPVSPLLFTICMEYLTRVLYFATQKWFFRFHPLCGALKLNHLLFADDLLMFCKGDVISIMLLLRAFATFSATSGLRVNAAKSEVVFNWVPEELRADIIQVSGFREGALPMKYLGIPIQADRLTTHDCNVLVDKIVGNIRGIGARKLSYAGRLTLINSVFNTLYNYWASIFLIPKLVIKKIKAVCRNYLWDGGVEYSRTPLVSWKKICCNKKSGGLGVIEAGVWNIAVVGKLVNWIYTKANRLWVQWVDHVYMKGTDWCHYQPPLDSNWNWRNICKVRDIMQAGYQNNFWVADPRGYSIRSGYHWLQGQHPPVQWYREVWDTWCVPKHSIIGWLIHHEALNTREKLFAIEVSESRRCVICESKRVMNGIENWLQVKLDGANPAYSAMQIKVCHMAKMACWYYVWMERNHCRLEGRLARPELLCADVKRLVRSRIQQLLPSVLLYADKRWLLQLGICVS, from the exons ATGCAGAAAAAAGTTCAGGTTTCACCAGTTTTTAATCAGCCTGAGTCTCTCTTTACTCCTGCTGTCTTTCCAACTTTGGCAAGTACCATTAAGGCTAATCCAGCTCGAAATTTAATGAGGCTGAGTAGGCAAGATGGGCCATTAGGAAAGAGGGGACTGG GTGATTTCAACATTGTGCTATCACATGTGGAGAGATTAGGTGCCAGTTCTTCTGATGTAGAGATGCAGCATTTCCAGGAATGTGTGTCTCTGTGTAACATGGAGGATGTCCAAGCAACTGGAGCTTTGTTTACATGGTCGAACAAACAAGAGCCTGCTGatag gATCTATAGTAGGCTAGATAGGGTTATGGGGAACCAGAAATGGATGTGTCAATATGCTGATTATGTAGCTCATTTCCACCCTGAAGGTATTTTTTATCATTGTCCCTGTACTGTGGTGAATAGGAGAGTGGAGTTTGGTGGAAGAAGGAGTTTtaagtactttaatatgtggggtaTGTCTGAGCATTTTATTGAGTGTGTTGAGAGTAGTTGGAAACAAAGATATGAAGGTACTAAAATGTTTAGAGTGGTGAAAAAATTGAAGAATTTGAAACCAGTGTTGAAGAGACTGAACAAGGAGTGTTTCTCTGATATTGAGAACAATACTAATCTTACTAGTATTCTCTTAGAACAGCTTCAAAAAGAATTGGTGGATAAACCAGGAGATATGGAGCTTATGCATAGAGAGATGGATGTTACTCACGAATTAAGAGAGTTGATGGTAGCTAGAGATAGCTTTCTTGTTCAGAAGGCTAAAATCCAATGGTCATTAGAAGGGGATATTAACACAGCATACTTTCATAATTCTATTAAAAAGAGAGTAATGCTCAACAAGGTATTAGCAATTGAGGATAAGAATGGTCATTTATATACTGAAGGGGACCAGATTCAGGCTGCTTTTCT ATGTGGCAAAAGTTGTACTCAGGAACATTGTGATATTCTGAATGCACCTGTGACAGCTGAAGAG GAGGTGTGTGCTGCTgtaattattttttttgaaattgggAAGTTATTGCAACAACTAAATGCAACTATTATAACTCTCATACCTAAGGTGGATAGGCCATCTAGTGTAACACATTTCAGGCCTATCTCATGCTGTAATGTGCTTTACAAGACAATCTCTAAGCTTATGTGTAATAGGATGGCTAAAGTGTTGCCTGAGGTGATTAGCAGGAATCAGGGACCTTTTATAGAAGGTAGGAGTATATTGGAGAATATCTTAATCTGCCAAGATTTGGTAAGGCTCTATAATAGGGAGAATATGTCCCCTGGGTGTATGTTCAAGCTTGATTTGCCAAAAGCTTATGACACTATTGAATGGAAGTTTCTTGATCAGATGCTTGATGCTCTTTGCTTCCCTAAGACGTTTAGGATGCTCCTCATGAGTTGTGTGATGTCCACTTCTTTCTCTTTGAATCTGAATGGGTCCCAGTTTGGGTACTTTAAAGGCAAGCGTGGGTTAAGACAAGGTGATCCTGTTTCTCCTCTTTTGTTTACAATTTGCATGGAGTACTTAACTAGAGTGTTGTATTTTGCAACTCAGAAGTGGTTTTTTAGGTTTCATCCACTGTGTGGTGCTCTTAAACTGAACCACTTATTGTTTGCTGATGATTTACTGATGTTCTGTAAGGGTGATGTGATATCTATTATGTTATTATTGCGAGCTTTTGCTACCTTCTCTGCTACCTCAGGACTTAGAGTTAATGCTGCAAAATCTGAAGTGGTTTTTAATTGGGTGCCTGAGGAGTTAAGGGCTGATATTATTCAGGTTTCTGGCTTTAGAGAAGGGGCATTACCAATGAAGTATTTAGGGATCCCAATTCAAGCAGATAGACTCACTACACATGATTGTAATGTGTTGGTAGATAAAATTGTGGGTAACATCAGGGGGATTGGAGCCAGAAAGTTGAGCTATGCAGGGAGATTAACACTCATAAATTCTGTGTTTAATACCCTATATAATTATTGGGCTTCAATTTTTCTCATTCCTAAACTGGTCATCAAGAAGATTAAAGCTGTGTGCAGGAATTATTTGTGGGATGGGGGAGTTGAATACAGTAGAACTCCTCTAGTCTCGTGGAAAAAAATTTGCTGCAACAAGAAAAGCGGTGGTCTAGGTGTGATTGAAGCAGGGGTGTGGAATATTGCAGTGGTTGGAAAATTGGTGAATTGGATATATACTAAAGCAAATAGGTTATGGGTACAATGGGTGGATCATGTCTATATGAAAGGTACTGATTGGTGTCATTATCAACCTCCTCTTGATTcaaattggaattggaggaacatATGTAAGGTTAGAGACATTATGCAAGCTGGTTATCAGAATAACTTTTGGGTTGCTGATCCTAGAGGTTATTCTATTAGATCAGGTTACCATTGGTTGCAGGGCCAGCACCCACCTGTCCAGTGGTATCGGGAAGTGTGGGATACTTGGTGTGTGCCTAAACACTCTATTATTGGATGGCTCATTCATCATGAAGCTCTGAATACAAGGGAGAAACTGTTTGCCATTGAAGTGTCTGAGTCTAGGAGGTGTGTTATTTGTGAAAG TAAAAGAGTTATGAATGGGATTGAGAATTGGTTGCAGGTTAAGCTGGATGGAGCTAATCCTGCTTATTCAGCAATGCAGATTAAAGTATGTCATATGGCTAAGATGGCATGCTGGTACTATGTTTGGATGGAAAGGAATCATTGTAGATTGGAAGGGAGACTAGCTAGGCCGGAGTTGTTATGTGCTGATGTCAAGAGGCTTGTGAGATCAAGGATTCAGCAGCTTCTACCTTCTGTGTTGTTGTATGCTGATAAACGCTGGCTTCTTCAGTTAGGAATTTGTGTGTCCTAG